The following DNA comes from Candidatus Firestonebacteria bacterium RIFOXYD2_FULL_39_29.
TTTTTGTATGCGCGCTTCAAATGAATATGTTTGGACAAACACAGATGGGTAACAGGAATTTTGGTCTGGGATTGGAGTTTGGAGATTATCCGGGCGTTATAGCAAAACTTTGGCTGGCCGATAATAACGCGCTCAGCGCCGGGATAGGTTTTGGATCTTTTACCAGAGTGCATCTGGATTATTTGTGGCATGATTTTAATGTTTTTAAAGTGAGCGAAGGAAGATTGCCGCTTTATTACGGTTTTGGCGGAATAATAAATACCTACCAGAATGCGAACGCTAATTTTGGAATCAGGGGTACTTTCGGATTGTCCTATATTTTCAAGGAAAATAATTTTGATGTTTTCTTTGAACTGTCTCCAATTTTAAGATTTAACCCGGATAGCGGATTATTTCTTTCCGGCTCTGTAGGCGTCAGATATTTTTTCTTGTAGAAAAAGTTAAATTGTTTCATAGAAAAGGAGAGAATATGCTTTACTGGGCTTTATTTTTCCTCGCAATCGCGCTTGTATCGGCGGTATTTGGCTTTACGACTATAGCAGGAGCTGCCTTTATGGCGGCAAAAATACTGTTTTTTATTTTCATTATCCTGTTTGTGGTTTTTATTTTTTTCGGTTTTAAATAGTTTTGGAGGGTGAAAAAATGAAGAAGAAATTGGTGTTGTTATGGCTAGCTACTATTCTTTTAAGAACATCCCGCTGACGGGAAAAAGGGATAAAAGTCAATTTAAACAGTAAGAGGCCCCTACATTGTCTCGGCGCATAAGTATATAGTTAATTAGAGAATTCAATTTAGTAGGAGGAATTTATGAAGAGGAAAGGTATGAATGCTAGATGGAATAAAAGGGGGCATATGAAATCTGTTTCAAAGTTCATCTGCCTGATTCTGTTGACGAATCTGATAGTATGTTTCACTGGAATAAGTTTCCTTACGGCGGGAGTAAGTATCCCATCAAAGGCCGCAGCTCTGAAAGAATCAGGGCAGGATAAGAAAATGGAAGCGGGAAAAAAGTCCAAGGCGGAAGAAGCCTATGGTAAGCTACCGTTGTGTTTTGAATCTAACCATGGGCAAACCGATGCGTCAGTAAAATTTCTCGCTAGGGGCAAAGGGTATACCCTGTTTTTAACTTCTACAGAAGCTGTGCTGGCGTTAAAAACGGCGGCAGGTTCAAAAGCAGAAGGACTTGATGTAGTGCGAATGAAACTTAAAGATGCCAATATCGATCCGGTGTTTCAAGGGATGGATCTCCTGTCAAGTCAAAGCAGCTATATGACCGGTAATGATCCGAAGAAATGGCAAACCAAAATCGAACAGTATTCCAAAGTGGAGATAAAGCAGATCTATCCGGGAATAAATATGGTCTATTACGGGAATAACGGGCAGTTAGAATATGATTTTGTAGTAGCGCCGGGAGCAAATCCCGGACTTATTAAAATGATCTTTAAGGGAGCCAAAAATCTCGAGCTGGATCAAAAGGGAAATTTGGTCCTAAATTTACAAGAGGGCAGGCTGGCTTTTAATGCACCGACACTCTACCAAAAGACAGGCAGTAAAAGAGATATTGTTGCCGGGCGTTTTGTTCTGTCAGGCAATGAACAAGTCAGTTTTGAAGTGGCCGCGTATGATAAGAAAAAAGAACTGGTGATCGATCCGACTCTCGCGTACTCGACTTATCTGGGTACGACCGTTGCAGACAGGGTGAACTCCATGTATGTGGACACTCTGGGCAATGTGTATTTAACCGGAGAAACGGCCGGTACCGGTTTTCCCGGAACTGCCGGGCATTATCAAAACTTTAATAAAGGCGGGGCTTATGATGCCTTTGTGTTAAAAATTAATCCGGCCGGAGCTGTTGAGTGGGGCACCTATTTAGGCGGCGGCGGAGTGGATGTTGGCAGATCCATTACAGTAAGCGGAACCGGGATTATTTATATCTGCGGCGCTACGACTTCAGCGGGCGCGGCGTTTCCTACTACAGTCATCCCGAGTGCTGCGTCTTACCAGGCTGTTAATAACGGCGGTACAGACGCGTTTCTTACGGCTATTGCAGCGAGCGGAAATTCTCTTGTGTACTCGATGTTTATAGGCGGGGCAGGTGAAGAGTTTGCTTTTGGCGTCGCGGTAGACAGCACAAATAATGCGTATGTGACCGGAGGAACAACCTCTAATAATACGACACTTCCGGTAACGGGCGGTTTTCAAGGAGATAACGCCGCCGGAGTTGGTGATACGCACGAAAATGCCTTTGTGGCGAAATTCAACTCCGCAGGTACAGTACAGTTCTTTACC
Coding sequences within:
- a CDS encoding DUF1328 domain-containing protein; amino-acid sequence: MLYWALFFLAIALVSAVFGFTTIAGAAFMAAKILFFIFIILFVVFIFFGFK